A DNA window from Choristoneura fumiferana chromosome 2, NRCan_CFum_1, whole genome shotgun sequence contains the following coding sequences:
- the Arv1 gene encoding ACAT-related protein required for viability 1, which translates to MVDSKQYKCVNCGEAAAALYKTYGPSVLKLTKCDKCNGIVDKYIEYDPVIVMIDLVLVSREAQRHVLYNTEFKAYWKLFIILIMIETYGLWRSDSLFNIAVNTICGIQTNSSTLNTTLLSMYIPMELEVPESFKSQCSGWQPEVRVDDTDLFIWERDFYIQFLSTFAGVTAFILTVHVSMLFLKSFVNQNEAHLSQLLKAFALAHVSILLTLPTLVWGAGDTPPSTRAAHYALVFVYGFTVYLNTFTVLYECPLVITTLILTASNCAKFLTTYHSTPLIRRLLQ; encoded by the exons ATGGTTgacagtaagcagtacaaatGTGTGAATTGCGGAGAAGCGGCAGCCGCCTTGTACAAAACTTACGGACCGTCTGTTCTCAAGCTAACCAAATGT GACAAATGTAACGGGATAGTAGACAAATACATAGAATACGACCCTGTTATTGTTATGATTGATCTGGTGCTTGTGTCCCGAGAGGCTCAAAGACATGTTCTATATAACACAGAATTTAAG GCATATTGGAAGCTTTTCATTATCCTCATAATGATCGAGACCTACGGGCTCTGGCGCAGTGACAGCCTTTTCAACATCGCCGTCAACACCATTTGCGGCATACAGACTAACAGCAGCACATTAAATACTACACTTCT GTCAATGTATATCCCTATGGAGCTCGAAGTACCAGAGTCGTTCAAATCACAGTGTTCTGGTTGGCAGCCGGAGGTGAGAGTGGACGACACGGACCTCTTCATATGGGAGAGAGACTTCTACATACAGTTCCTTTCTACATTTGCTG GAGTAACAGCATTCATTCTCACGGTGCACGTCTCTATGTTGTTTCTGAAATCATTTGTCAACCAAAATGaag CGCACCTGTCACAACTGTTGAAAGCGTTCGCGCTGGCCCACGTCAGTATCCTGCTGACGCTGCCGACGCTGGTGTGGGGCGCGGGCGACACGCCGCCCAGCACGCGCGCCGCCCACTACGCCCTCGTATTCGTGTACGGGTTCACAGTCTACCTTAACACTTTCACGG TGTTGTACGAGTGTCCGCTCGTCATAACGACCCTCATTCTGACTGCCAGCAACTGCGCCAAGTTTCTCACGACGTACCACTCCACGCCGCTCATACGGAGGTTGCTGCAATAG
- the LOC141445601 gene encoding uncharacterized protein, whose translation MMQSKRGKTFKVMKVIATLILNAAYCSGTQDDILSCDASSIEPCPWEHQICNVTSHLCNCISGYVMVDKRCEEPGHDYSAHHNATAAVVTIFTLALVICGLVLVIRKYNLIEYLQQKINLKRNGDVMYEDVMIGQDDPPLTP comes from the exons ATGATGCAGTCAAAACGCGGCAAGACTTTTAAAGTGATGAAAGTTATCGCAACGTTAATATTGAACGCGGCATATTGTTCGGGAACGCAAG ATGATATCCTGTCGTGCGACGCGTCGAGTATAGAGCCGTGCCCGTGGGAGCATCAGATCTGCAATGTAACAAGTCACTTATGCAATTGTATTTCTGGGTATGTTATGGTGGATAAACGTTGTGAAGAGCCGGGCCACGACTATTCTGCGCACCACAATGCGACGGCGGCGGTCGTTACCATATTCACGCTAGCCTTAGTCATCTGTGGGCTCGTGTTAGTTATtagaaaatacaatttaatcGAGTACTTGCAACAGAAAATCAATCTTAAGCGGAATGGTGATGTCATGTATGAAGACGTCATGATAGGGCAGGACGACCCTCCGCTAACACCCTGA